The Rubripirellula tenax genome contains the following window.
AGCAACCGAAGGTAAGTTGCAAGTCAGACTCGCGGGCACGTTGTTAGCCGAAGCAAAGCTTCCGGTTGGTGACGGAGTTGCAGTCGAAATGACGGGTCTGGGTGAGAAGATTGCCTCGCAAATGAGCGACTTGAAGAACGTTGAACTGGAATTGATTGCGATCGATGCCAACAACGTGTCGTACTGCGTCGAGGCCATGTACCATTCGCAAACCCCGGTCAGTAGCGACGATTGCCCGCTTGATCTGACGACCAAGTTTAGTGCTGATCTCGCAGCGGACGGGACTGTCCCGGTTGGATCGACCATGCAAGTCATCGCGGAAATCAAAAACACGATAAAGGTCGGACAGGGGATGGCCGTCGCGATCATCGGGCTGCCCGGCGGAGTCGAGCCGCGAACTGAGAAACTGGATGAATTGAAAACGAAAGGTGAGTTCGACTATTACGAACTACGAGGTCGCGACGTAGTTCTGTACTGGCGAACGATTCCACCGAGTTTCAACAAGTCCATCTCGCTCGACGTCACAGCCACAATCCCTGGCAAGTACACCGGCCCCGCATCACGGGCGTATCTGTACTACACCGCCGAGGAAAAACGATGGACGGAACCACTGACGATCGCAATCAGACGTGCCAGCAACGACTGACGAACAAAAGCTATCGCGGAAACGAGCCAAGTAGCCAAGTAGGGTGCGTGCTTGTCACGCACCACCCACACTTGTTCGCGGGCGGTGTTTGGATGGTGCGTGACAAGCACGCACCCTACCTGAACTTGCCGTGATAGACGATCAGCAATCGATGATGGAGCAAGTGTCAGGATCGCTTCTCAGTTTGCTGAACACAGAACCGTTTCATCGCCTGTCGATCGGGTTCGACGCCGAGTCCAGGGCTGGTCGGCACGGTAGCGAATCCGCCAGAAATCGACACGGATGTAACGAACATCTCATCGCGCATTGGGTTGCAGGCTCTGTCGGACTCCAACAGCGGTTGGGAGATTTCTGCGCGACCAGGTTCGACGTATGTCGTTGCAACGAAATGCGCAGCAGCGGCTAAGTTCAGTTGCGTCCCCCAGCAATGCGGTACGACATTGATCCCGTGCGAAGAAGCAATCGCGCGGATCTTCAGTGCTTCCGTCGGTCCGCCGCAGTAGGCCAAGTCAGGCTGAGCGATCGCAACACCGCCTTTTTCCAACAGATCCTGAAAACCCCAGCGAGTTTGTTCACATTCGCCAGTTGCGATCGCGATGTCCAACTTGTCGGCTAGCTGGCGATGCAGCCCGGCATGCTCCGGTGATAGCGGTTCCTCAAACCATTCGAAGTTGTGTTCATCGAGCACGCGACCGATTTCGATCGCCTGGTGTAGATCGTAGGCGTGGTTCGAGTCGGCCATCAGACGGACCTCGGGATACGCTTTACGCATTGCCCGAATTTGTTGTTTGTCGAAAGCCGGATTCTTGCCGACTTTGATTTTCAACGCGGAAAATCCTTGATCGATGTAGCTTCCAGCTTCGGCAATGATTCGGTCAAGCAATTGCGGTTCGGGTTCCTGGCGGAAATACATTCCCGTGGCATAGCACTGAACGGTGTCGCGAACGCGGCCGCCCATTAGTTCAGACGCGGACACATTCAATCGTTTTCCTTTCAAGTCAAGCAGCGCCATGTCCAGACCCGACATCGCTCCCATCATGACCCCCTTGCGGGCGAAGTCGAGCGTCGCGCGCCAACAATGCTGCCAGGCTGCTTCGTTCTTCAGTGGATCCCAGCCAATTAACAGTGGCGCGTAGACGGAGTCGATTGCAGTCTGGGTGACTTCGGAGGGGCCGTAACACTCTCCCCATCCGCTGACGCCGTCGCCATCAACGACTTCAACCAACAGTTGATTGCGGACATCGTAGTGCCACTGGGAAAAGCCAAAGGACTCCTCCAGCTTGTGCCGTAGGCGATAGGTTCTGATGCATTCGATCATTCTTCAAGCTAGCTATTCGAGTCCGCAAAATCGCAACAAAAGCACTGCCACCAATCCGCCCAGGCTCATGCAAACTGATTGCACCGAATAGGTCCGATACAAAGTACTCGGTGGGACATCGTGCAGCCGACTGAGCAACCAGAAAAAACTGGAGTTTGCGTGAATGATGCAGAGGCTGCCGGCACCGATCAACGCAACCGCAAGTTCTGGTGAAATCCCCAAGGACGGAAGCATCGATACGACGATCGACGAACTGGTTACCATCGATACCGTCAGCGAACCCGTCGCGGTCGTCAATGTTGCCGCCAACAAAAAGGGAAACAGAATCGCCGGCAATTGAACCAGTTGGAACACAGCGGCAATGTCGTCGCCAACTCCGGTCGCCTTGATCACCGCCCCTAAACCACCGCCTGCCGCCGTGATCATCAACACAACGGCCGAATGTTCGATTGAAGTCTCAACCAGCCCACTGAGCTTGGCGAGCCGGGTGCCACGTTTGAGCAAAAAGGTTCCAGCAAAGGCTCCGCACAAAAGTGCGATGGCAGGGATGCTCAGAAATTGAAACACGCCCAGCAAGCCAGTCACGTCCTGCGAGATCACCGTTCCCTCAACGACTTGTTTCGGGATCAGGAACGCTCCCAACGCGATCAGAACCAACGGCAGCAGTATCGGGGCGATGCTCAACAAGAACGAAGCGTTTTCTTTGTCGGAACTGTCGGCCGCTTGTTCGCCATCATGTTCCGACGCAAACTTCTCGCGCAACACGTCGTCATAGGGAAGTCGAACGCGGCCGCAAAAAAGCGTTGCCCACAGAAGTCCGCCCAGGACGGCGAACGCGGCGACAAACACGTTGATCGAAATCACGCGGCCGAGGTCGGCGCCAAGCAGTCCCGCTGTCGCCAGCGGGCCAGGGGTTGGCGGCAACAAAGCATGGCTGGCAGTCAAACCAGCGGTCAACGAGAGGCCGACGACAAGGACGTTACGCTTGCTCTTCACAGCCAGCACTTCGACAATCGGTCGAAGCATGATGTAAGCGATATCGACAAACGCCGGAATCGACACGACATAACCGGTGATCCCCATCGCCAACGGCAGTCGTCTCGGTCCCACCACTTTCATCAGCGTGCGGGCAATCGTCATCGTGCCACCCGACTGGCTCAGCAAACCACCGATCAACGCACCCAGCACAATCACCACGCCGATCGACTTCATCAGTCCGGCAAACCCGTCCAAAAAAGCTTCCACCGTCGCCACGGGGTCAAGTCCGGATACCGGACCGAGCAACAAGCCGCTGATCAGCAGCGCAAGAAAGGGGTGGACGTTGAAACGGGCGATCGCGACAAGCAGCGACGCCAGAACGCCGACAAGTGCGAGTACACGGATGCTTGTGCGACCTGCATCTGTCGCAACGACGGCGGGCTGTTCGGATGTCGTAACCGGTTGGCGAACTCCTTCGGCTACGACCGCCAAATCAGCCTGATCGGGTCTCTGGCCATATGCCGGATGACAAACGGTCGAGCTCAAAAGCACCAGCATGAAGCAAAGCCGGATCACCCCAACGATACTATTCTGTTTCTCACTCCGAATGACGCATGCTCTCACGAAAGCAATTCCTGCAGCGGACCTCGGTGCATCGCTTCATCGATGTTCGGATCAATGCTTCCGAAGTCGTCGCGCGGCGTTCCAGCGGAATGCAGCAGTGTGTTGAAAAGACAATTCATGGTGCGGTGACCGTCAAGGCCGTAGTCGGGATACTGAAGATAACGCCCGCCGCCTTTCAATCCGCCGCGGGAACCGCTAATCACGACCATTGGCCATTCATAGCAACGGCTGTGATGCGTTTCGGCTCCGTCGCTTAGGTAGACGATCGTGGTACGGTCGAGCATGGTTCCATCGCCTTCGGGCACGCCATCGAGTGCTGCCATCGTACGAGCGATCAACTCGAAATGGAATGCTCGGATTTTCTCGGACTCCTCCCATGCGGATTTGTCACCCAGATTGTAAAGCGCGTGGCCGATGATGTGTTTATGGCGATTGATTCCCAGCCCGCTGAAGGTCACGTTCATATTTGGGAAGCCAACCCCCGACGCAATCGTCACGCAGTTGGTAAGACCTCCGATCAGTGAAGCCGTTGCGATCTCGATATGAGCGTCCAGTTTGTCGGTGGCTTCCCTCGACGAAAACTTGTCGCTGGCAACGGGAACCTTCAATTTGTCTCGCACTTCGACCAGTCGCCCTGATCGGGTCCGCAGTGTTTCGAACGATTCCAAATAAGTGTCGATCTTGTCTTTCTCGACACCGTTTAATTCGGCGCGAGCCCGTTTGATATCGCCGCCCATGTGGTCGAGTAGGTGTTGTCGAGCAACGAATTCGCGGCGAGCTGCGCCCTCCGCCGCGCTGCCGAAGAGTCTGCTGAACGCGATCCTGGGATCACAGATCGTTGCCAAGCTTTTGCCGGGAGCCGACGCGGAAATATTGAAATCCACCGAGAGGTCTTGGCGACTGGAAATCCCCAAGACGACGTTGGGAAAGATGCCCGGATATATCTGCCCGAGCAATCCGTCGATGGTTGCGCCGCGCACGTTCCGTCCAAGGTTGGCGTGGTAAGCACCCAGCGTGCCGTGGTTGGACGAATGGCCCCCGGTACACATGCGGCCCGAAAGTCCCTGGATGATCGAGAGCCGATCCCGGTACGCGTCGATCGGGGCCAAACTCGTTGGCAGCTTCAAGTCGCCCAGCGCCGTATCGGAGAATGTCTTGCGGTCTTCCCTTTCAACGAACGGAATCCCTTCGGGGTGTACCTGTTTCGGTGGCAAACTGTTGCCTTCGACAACGAACAGAAATCTCTGCGGCGGCAACTCTCCTTCGGCGGCAGACGCGATTCTCGCAAGCATCGGCCCCAACAGCGGCGCGGACGCACCTAACGAGAGCTTGTTGAGAAAACGGCGGCGATGGATTGGGGGTTTCATAAGAGTAGCCTTAGAGCGTACAGATCAATTTATGTTTTCTGGACTGTTAACGTCTTCGCAGCAAAAATGAATCGGATGTCAACAGTGAAGCGACTAACGCCTTGAAGCTTCCGCCGGATTCGCGGTAGGCCTTGTGAGCATCGATCAATGTTGGAGCGTCGTCGACAGTTTCGTTGCGCCCCATGAAATAGCGAAAGACGTGGCGAGTGAAGACTTGTTCGACGCGCAGCGAATGGGCCATGCGTTGGAGCATTTCGTACGGGTCTTTGACGGGCCCGTCCAGTTGTGGGTCACCGATGTTGATTTCGCCAGTTGTCACGACCGGTCGATCGATTTCCTTGTCGCGCCACGCGCCGAAGTCATCGAACTGTTCCAGCGGCAACCCCAATGGATCCATACGACTGTGACATCGCCAGCAATACTCGTCGCGAGTCACTTTCATCTTCTCGCGGAGCGTCAGATGCGGATCGGTTGGCAGCACAGCATCGACGCCGATCGGAGTGTCGGGAATATGGCCGCCCAGCAGTTTGCTGTAAATCCAATGGCCTCTTTGAATCGCTTGGTTCTTTTCGTTGTCGGAGAACGTCAATAGCCAGACCGGATGAGTCAGAATTCCTGACCGACGGCCAATCGTCGGTTGAACCAGTTTGCCATCGTTGCCCTTCCAGTCGTAGTCGCTCGGGAAACCGAAATCAGGCATGTAATACTCTGTCATCATCTGCGCGAAGAATGGCGACCGTTCGCCACCACCGTAAACAACGAATACCTTGTCTTCGGTGAGCAGACGCTTTAGAACGTCGTGGTCTTCATTGACGATGTGCGAAATCAGTTGGTCGGCGTCCATGATTCGTTGATCAGGCCGTGTGTAATTCGGGTGACTATCGTCCTTAAAGACTTCGACGACGCGCGGATATTCGAAGTACTCCTGAAAGAAGCGAACGAGTCGTTCCTTCGATGACTCCGCATCCAAAAGACGCTTCACCTGCTTCAACACAGCGTCGTTGCTGGAAAGTTCACCCGACTGGATCGCGGCGCGCATCGCTTCGTCGGGACCGGCATCCGTCAGCGCGAACGAGATCGCGTCGGCAACTTCATAGTCGGAAAGTCGAATGCGACCGTGTTGGTCCGGTTCACCTCGTCCCACTTCGTATCGATACACCGCGTCTGGGCGAAGCATGACAGCGGCCAGAACCGTTTTCAGAGCCGTGGTCATCGTACGAGGCGGCAGTATTTGCCCCTTTGCATTTCGTTCTGGTTCAACGGGTTCCGTTTCGGCAGCCCTCAAAGACTGAAGCGTCATTTGTCCAAGTGTCACCAGTTTCGACAACTCTTCCTTGTCAGGTTCACGTCGAACGGCAATCTTGAACTGGAGTTTGATGACGTCCACCCATTGTTGCGGAGTCGGTTCTTCGGCTCCCAGAAAGGCTCGGATCTCCTGGGGCTTCATTCCTTTTCCGTCGTCGCCAACCTGTAACTCAGCGACCTGCAAACAGACGTCAAACAGTAATTCCGTCGTCGCTTCCTCAAAGACATGCTGCGCTGCGTCGTCGCGAAAAGCGGCGGCCGGTGTCATGTACGCGAACGCGGGATGGAGCCCGTTGCCGCCTTCGCGTCCGCCATCCGTGTTCATGAACCTGCTGCGAGTCAAATCGTTTGCATACTGTTTGAAAATATGAGGACTCAGACGCCACAACCGAGATGGCGTTGCAGCACGACGAACTTTCGGTTCCGTGAACAGTGCCTTGTGATCGATCAGGTTTCCGCGTCCGGGATGAGCCGCGCTGGTCTGCAGCATGGCTTGCAGCGTCTGAATCGCAGCGGTCCGTTCTGCCGGCTTTGGCTGCGGTTCGTCCTCAGGTGGCATACTGCCACCTTTAAGAACATCGAGTATCATGATCAGTGATTCGGCATCCGTATTGCCACGATTGGAAATTACCGGGTCGAGGTCGAAATCGCCGCTGGGTTCATCCGTATGATGACACGAGACACAGAACGTCTTTAAAAACGACGGCCGCGTATCGGATCCAGAGCTGGTTACGGGCAGTAGAAACGTGGCAAAGAGAATCGCGGCGGGTCGTTTAAAGGATCGCATGCTGAGTTGTCTCAAGTAACGGAAACGGCCAAGGTGCTTGGTTTTGACATCGCCTTCAAGGATCCCAGTCAAACGTGGATTGTCCTGAAGCGCTCTGCAACGACCTGTAACGCGACAGAAACCATTGTAATACAATACGACTGATGACATCTCCACGGACCTAAGCGAATGGAAACCCCTAAAGTACCGACCAAACGCAATCTCTACGGCCAAGTGCTTGACGACCTCGGCTGTCGGATCATGGCTGGTGAAGTGCAACCGGGCGACCCACTTCCCCAAGAATCGACGCTGTGCGACCAGTTGGGAGTCAGCCGTACCGTTGTCCGGGAAGCCATCAAGTCATTGGCCGCAAAAGGACTGGTGGAATCGCGGGCAAAACGCGGCACGATCGTGTGTCCTCGGGGCTCCTGGAATTATCTCGATAGCGACGTGTTGGGTTGGCAAGCGACCGCGCACGTCGACGGCCGCCACCTCTTTCATCTGATGGAGCTGCGTCGGACCGTCGAACCCGCGGCGGCTCGTATTGCGGCTGAGCGTGCTACCGACGAAAAACGACGACTGATCACCGAGGCCTACGAGGCCATGGTTGAGACAGCGGAAGACGTCGACCATTTCCTAGCCTCTGACATTCGCTTTCACGTCGAGATTCTGCACGCGACCGAAAACCCGTTCTTCTCACCGATCGCGAACGTCATCAGCACTTCGCTGGAATCGAGTCTGAGATTGACGAACCGACAACCGGACCAGAACCGCACTTCGCTGCCGGCTCACCAGAAGGTCATGAACGCCATCTGCGCGGGCAAGCCAGCGCGGGCGGAAGCAGCGATGCGATCCTTGCTGCACGAGGCAGCGGACCGGATCGACGTTGCACTAAGCTAAAAGCAACAGACACTCGCGATGCAACGAGTGGCGATTAACGCCACAGAAACTTGAGGAAGATCGGAAGGCTACTTTTTTCCTGTCATGTCTTCCGCGGCCGCTTCTGCCATCGCCGCTTCTTCCGCTGCAACCATTGCTTTGTATTCAGCGATTTCATCCTGCGATGCGGAATCCTTCACATCTGTTGGACCTGCCGAGTCGCAGCCGGCCACAGCAAAAACCGAGCACATCAAGATCGCCATCAAACTGAACTTCATTGCATTTTTCCATAACCGCCGCGTTGAATCTGCACACACCGAACGGCGGATCGATATGTGATTGAAAGTTCATGCAAATAGGGCTCCGCCCGATACCCGGACGAAGCCCTTAAAATCGATCCCCTAAGCTTACTACAGCTCTTCTTCGATTACTTCTTTAACCGCACGCGTGCCGAGCGATCCCCAAAGTCCGTATGGGCTTTGGGCGCCAGGATTATTTCCGTTGCTGATCGCCCGAGCGGTTTGGTCGCCAGCCTCGATCGAATCGGTGATGAACTTGACCGCACCGTCACCCATCAGGACGTGAGTCCCGCCCTGGTGACGACTGGAAGTCGAGTAGTAACCGTTCCCACCCGCGTTTTGCTGTGTGCAAATCTCATCGTTGGGCGGATAGACCGTGTTGAATCCCGAGTTGCACGGCAAATAAGATGCCCAGCGATATCCACGACCCTGTGTCGCACCCACAAAACCAGGTGCAGTCGTTGGATCCCAAAACTGAGGCCGCAACGGATCGATCCACTGCTCACAAGCGTGAGTTGGCGGCGATGGTGCAGTCGCGATATTGAACCAGGGGTGGTTGACGACCTGGGTGCGAGTGTCGTTGTCACCCAAGTCCGTCGTGATCTCACCGGCAGCAATCGTATTGGAAAGTCCATCCAAGACATCGCGAAAGCGTGTTGATTTGTGTGCGACAAAAACGCCTCGGCAAGCACCGCGAGCACTCAAGACATAATTGGTCAGGGTACCTGCCGCGATGCCATGAACAGGATCATGAGGATTTGCTTGCGACCCCCAGCCCCAGTCTCCGATTACAAGCGCAACCGGCGAGTCGCCCTGGCAGGCGGCGTAATTGGTTCGTCCCAATGACGGCAAGCCAGTTCCGGGGTCGCTTGGGCATCGAAGCGTTGGCAAAGTGGTTGCCCAAGGCTTGTAGTCGATGTTTTCGTGCGTCGGCCCCATTGGCGGAAAGTCAGCACCGCCGGTCGGCACGATGGTGATCATGTTGTCGCCGTCGCCTTCATAGGGATTGCTAATCTGCTCCCACGTCGCTTGGGCTTCGAAGAACGGCGTAAGCCCGACCAACCAACTTTGCATCATCAAGTTGCTATCGGTTCGACTGACCCACCAATTGATGCCCGACAAATTACCCGGCAACGTCCCGCCACCCTGCATGGGCAGTTGCTTGTAGGCACTTTCGTAGTTGTGCATCGCCAAGCCAATTTGCTTGAAGTTGTTGCTGCAACTCATACGCCGTGCAGCTTCACGAGCGGCCTGAACGGCCGGCAACAACAGACCGACGAGCACACCGATAATGGCGATAACAACGAGCAATTCCACCAGCGTGAATCCATCACGACGACGTTGGGTGGACGGATCCACCGACCTTTTCAGATTCATAAGAACACTCCAAAAGAGACAAAACAGTAATCCGCCATGTAAGCGGATTGATTTGTCATACAATATCGCAAGCCGATCGACGCGAAAACGGGAAAACTTGCGAAAATCCAAAACTTTTGCAAGCGAGTCGAGGTCGCTGGAGACAGAAGGGACCGGATCGGGGTGGAAACGCACTCGACCTTGGGATTCCCAGTCTTTACCAATAGACTTGCTCGGATGCCATCGCCATGGCTGTGACCATCGAAAATAACTGAGCCAATCGGCTTTCGCATAGGATGTGGCTTGGCCGCCGAGTGTTTGGTCGATTGTCCGCGAATTGTCGATCGCCTTGAACGCTGCTGCGGCAATCCAGGCGGGGCGATGACAACGACTGCGAGTTCGGAGCCAGCGGGGATTCGCAGCCAAGTACGCGTTCCAACGAGCATGGAAAAGACCGATGGTTGAAGTGAACGCCGGTAAATGGTTTGACTCGGTCGCGACAGACCAGCAACCGATCGCTGATCGTCTGCGTCAGCTCGTCTTTGCAACGGTGCCCTGCGCTGTTGAAGAGATCAAATGGAGCCGACCGTGCTACAAAGTTGGCGGCAAGCTTTTCTGCTATCTGCAAACCGCTAAGTCTCACGTCACACTTGGGTTCCAAAACGGAACGTCGCTGGACGATCCATACGGCTTGTTGGAAGGGACGGGCAAAGACATGCGACACACCAAGATTCGATCCAGTGCCGAGATCAATGAAGTGGCGTTGTTGGAACAGGCTGCGAGGTGACGAAGGCTGGAATGGGATCGATCGCCCGCTGCTTCAACCTTGGATTAACGATGCGACCACGACAACGTAAGCATCACGTGATCAACAACTGACGTAGTGCAACTCGCCAAGAGTTTCGTTCAACGGAATTGTTTTGCTGCCACGAATCGCACGAATGGACACGAATCAGTGCAAGTCCATTCGTGAAGTTTCGTATTATTCGTGGCAAAAGTCTGGCTAAGTCGACCAACCGTTAGCGACTTCCGCGACACGTAAACTCGTCAGTTGTTGTTCACGAGATGCTAAGCCTGTCCGATTCCTAGTAGAACAGATCAAAGCCAAGTAGGGTGCGTGCTTGTCACGCACCACCCACACTTGTTCGCGGGTGGTGTTTGGATGGTGCGTGACAAGCACGCACCCTACCTGAATTTTCAGCTAAGTCACACGTCACAATCGGATTCCAAAATGGCGCGTCACTGGACGATCCACACGGCTTGCTGGAAGGAACGGGCAAAGACATGCGACACACCAAGATTCGATCCGATGCCGAGATCGACGAACCGGTTTTGGTGGCGTTGCTGGAACAGGCCGTGACATGACGAAGGCTGGGTGCAATCGTTCGCCCATCCGTCGCCGCAACCACGAATCAACCACGAGGCCTGGCCCGCTTGACCACAGGTACGTGTCCGACGGACATAACGCATCATCGCGTCAACAGTCGCCGTTCTCGCTGGGTCAATTGGACGCCGAACATTTCTAGATAGCGATCGGTTTCGTTGACGAAGATGACTTCGGCGTCTTGGTTGTCGTAACGGAAACGTTCTAGCGGTGGCGGTTGGATGGGACGCAGCGAATAGAGTTCGATCAGGGTGATCAATCGCCCGTTGTTCGTTGTCGTCTTGGACGGTTGACTTGCGTTGACGACGGTGACGGGATCGCTTCGAAATTCGATGTGGATCGGCAACCACTGACCAAAGCCCGTTTCGGGATCGTTCGTGGCCGCGACGGCGATGCGAACGCCGGTCGGGTAGAGTTCGGGCCATTTGTCGACGTTGGCCTGCATCATGACTTCGTCGCGTCGCGATTGACGTAGCGTTCCCGAGATCACCCAAACGGACGTGCCTTCGAGCTTGTAGCTGGCGGCCGACAGGACGTGGTCGCGCCGTATCGAGGTCAGCATCTCGGTCCAACCGCCCACTTTCAATCGCGGTGATATCGAGTCTCGATCGGGTGTTTCGTGTACCCATTCATTCAGGCGGCCGACATCGACGCGGCGCAGCGAGACTTCGTCGGCTATTTCAGTGCGCGTCCACGCTAGGCGTCCGTCGCTGATTTGTTGAAAGCGATGTTTTCCGTCGCCGTCGTGCATGGTGACTTGCAGATTGAACCGTCCGGTTCCACCGCCGGCTTGTTCGTAAGTTCCAACGCCGACGACTTCGCGGCCAGCCGACCAGACGGTTTCGCGAACCTTGGCGTCAAAGGCCGGACCGTCGACAAGGTAACGAACGACTTGGTCGATCAACGCGACCGCCTCGGGCTGTGACGTTTGCGACGTTGTCGGATCGACTTGCGGGGGCGGATCGGCGAAAGATTTCGATGCAATGATTGGCGCGCAACACATCACCGTGATGACCGTCGCGACGGTGCAAAACCGTTTCACGGGCGTGAAACGCGAAATAAGTATGTAAGGATCAATCTTCATGGGCCGGTTGTGACGGTTTTCTCAAAGATGCGGCCTGTAACAAGCCGATGACCAATTACGAAGCCGGAATGACCGCACTTCACGCAAATGGATGGCTCAAGGCGGATCGTAGGTTTTCGCAACCGGGTAAGTCCAGCCAGAAACCGTAACCGACTGTCCGGTCTGAGACTGTCACTTAAGCAACCACGTGAAAGATAACCCAAGGAACGGGGGAAACGATGAAACGAATCGTCACTCAAATGTCGCTATTGGCGGCCACGGCGATGATCGCCACCGGGTGTGTGCCGGTTCGCCACAACCTGCCACCCGAACAACGCATGCTTGAACCGGGCCCCGGTGTCGGTGGCCCTGGCCCCGGCGTCATGGGTGCTCCACCGTTCGGCGGACAAATGATGGGTGGCATGGGCGGACCAATGGGAACGCCGATGATGGGCGGACCTGGAATGCAGGGACCGATGCTCGGCCCCGGAATGATGGGTGCCGGAAACGGCTACATGCCTCCGGGTGCCATCGGCGCCGCAGGCCCCGACGTGATGCGAAGTGCGCCACTGATGGGAACTTCGGCCTCGACCGGTTCCGGTAACGTTGGCCTGGTCAACTACTCCTGCGGTAACGCCGGTTGTGGATGTGGCGGCGGCGCAGGCGGTTGCTTGGGTGGTGGAGCCGGCGAAGGATCGATGATCCCTGCGGGCGGCGGCTATTCGATGGGCGACGGCAGCATGATGGCCGCGATCCCGTCGACAGTCCAAATCACGCTCGGTCAACCCGACGGTATGTACGTTCGCTACGACGCAACGGGCGCCGGAATGTTCGACAGCGAACCGTTGGTTGTGCCGGCACGACAAAACTTTCCGCAAGGCGGACTGTATCGGTTGAAGCTGACCAACATTCCTTCACGGGAAGGCGTCGAGCTTTATCCGACCGTCGAATTGGCGTACTCGAATCCTCGCACCGGAGCCTACTTGGCTCACAATTCGGTGCCGATTCAGTTCACCGAAGAGGACTTCGATCAAGTCTTGACGGGTAACTTTGTCACCAAGGTGATCTACCTACCGGATCCAGATTTCCAAGGCCCGGCACTTGCTGGCATCGACACGCTGGTCAGCACTCGACTTGATCCGGGAATCGACCCGATCGTCGAAGCCGACCGTCGCGGTTCGATCCTGGCGATCATTCGCTTGGGCGACAAGGACATCGAGATGTCGGGAGCCGGTGGAATTGGCGGAGGGCTGGGGGCAGCCGGTATGTATGCACCGCCGATCGCGGGACTACCAGCACCTTTCGCTCCGGCGATGACCGAAGGTTGTGGCAGCGGCACTTGTGGAATGGGCGGCATGGGCGGCGGCGGAAGTGCCGGTTGTTCAGCGATGCCTGTCTCGTTGCCCGGAATGGTAGCGGGAGCCACGGCACCTCAGTACGGCATGCCAATCACTGGTACGCCGATCGGGTTGCCCGGACCGCCGCACATCCCATTGGGACATCCGGCGGGCTTGAAGAAGCACGTCATTCGCAACCACACGCCGATGAACATTCCGCGTCCGGTTGAGAAGGTCAAGATCAACGTTCGGCAACAGCCTGGTA
Protein-coding sequences here:
- a CDS encoding mandelate racemase/muconate lactonizing enzyme family protein codes for the protein MIECIRTYRLRHKLEESFGFSQWHYDVRNQLLVEVVDGDGVSGWGECYGPSEVTQTAIDSVYAPLLIGWDPLKNEAAWQHCWRATLDFARKGVMMGAMSGLDMALLDLKGKRLNVSASELMGGRVRDTVQCYATGMYFRQEPEPQLLDRIIAEAGSYIDQGFSALKIKVGKNPAFDKQQIRAMRKAYPEVRLMADSNHAYDLHQAIEIGRVLDEHNFEWFEEPLSPEHAGLHRQLADKLDIAIATGECEQTRWGFQDLLEKGGVAIAQPDLAYCGGPTEALKIRAIASSHGINVVPHCWGTQLNLAAAAHFVATTYVEPGRAEISQPLLESDRACNPMRDEMFVTSVSISGGFATVPTSPGLGVEPDRQAMKRFCVQQTEKRS
- a CDS encoding GntP family permease, whose protein sequence is MLVLLSSTVCHPAYGQRPDQADLAVVAEGVRQPVTTSEQPAVVATDAGRTSIRVLALVGVLASLLVAIARFNVHPFLALLISGLLLGPVSGLDPVATVEAFLDGFAGLMKSIGVVIVLGALIGGLLSQSGGTMTIARTLMKVVGPRRLPLAMGITGYVVSIPAFVDIAYIMLRPIVEVLAVKSKRNVLVVGLSLTAGLTASHALLPPTPGPLATAGLLGADLGRVISINVFVAAFAVLGGLLWATLFCGRVRLPYDDVLREKFASEHDGEQAADSSDKENASFLLSIAPILLPLVLIALGAFLIPKQVVEGTVISQDVTGLLGVFQFLSIPAIALLCGAFAGTFLLKRGTRLAKLSGLVETSIEHSAVVLMITAAGGGLGAVIKATGVGDDIAAVFQLVQLPAILFPFLLAATLTTATGSLTVSMVTSSSIVVSMLPSLGISPELAVALIGAGSLCIIHANSSFFWLLSRLHDVPPSTLYRTYSVQSVCMSLGGLVAVLLLRFCGLE
- a CDS encoding DUF1552 domain-containing protein; protein product: MKPPIHRRRFLNKLSLGASAPLLGPMLARIASAAEGELPPQRFLFVVEGNSLPPKQVHPEGIPFVEREDRKTFSDTALGDLKLPTSLAPIDAYRDRLSIIQGLSGRMCTGGHSSNHGTLGAYHANLGRNVRGATIDGLLGQIYPGIFPNVVLGISSRQDLSVDFNISASAPGKSLATICDPRIAFSRLFGSAAEGAARREFVARQHLLDHMGGDIKRARAELNGVEKDKIDTYLESFETLRTRSGRLVEVRDKLKVPVASDKFSSREATDKLDAHIEIATASLIGGLTNCVTIASGVGFPNMNVTFSGLGINRHKHIIGHALYNLGDKSAWEESEKIRAFHFELIARTMAALDGVPEGDGTMLDRTTIVYLSDGAETHHSRCYEWPMVVISGSRGGLKGGGRYLQYPDYGLDGHRTMNCLFNTLLHSAGTPRDDFGSIDPNIDEAMHRGPLQELLS
- a CDS encoding DUF1588 domain-containing protein produces the protein MRSFKRPAAILFATFLLPVTSSGSDTRPSFLKTFCVSCHHTDEPSGDFDLDPVISNRGNTDAESLIMILDVLKGGSMPPEDEPQPKPAERTAAIQTLQAMLQTSAAHPGRGNLIDHKALFTEPKVRRAATPSRLWRLSPHIFKQYANDLTRSRFMNTDGGREGGNGLHPAFAYMTPAAAFRDDAAQHVFEEATTELLFDVCLQVAELQVGDDGKGMKPQEIRAFLGAEEPTPQQWVDVIKLQFKIAVRREPDKEELSKLVTLGQMTLQSLRAAETEPVEPERNAKGQILPPRTMTTALKTVLAAVMLRPDAVYRYEVGRGEPDQHGRIRLSDYEVADAISFALTDAGPDEAMRAAIQSGELSSNDAVLKQVKRLLDAESSKERLVRFFQEYFEYPRVVEVFKDDSHPNYTRPDQRIMDADQLISHIVNEDHDVLKRLLTEDKVFVVYGGGERSPFFAQMMTEYYMPDFGFPSDYDWKGNDGKLVQPTIGRRSGILTHPVWLLTFSDNEKNQAIQRGHWIYSKLLGGHIPDTPIGVDAVLPTDPHLTLREKMKVTRDEYCWRCHSRMDPLGLPLEQFDDFGAWRDKEIDRPVVTTGEINIGDPQLDGPVKDPYEMLQRMAHSLRVEQVFTRHVFRYFMGRNETVDDAPTLIDAHKAYRESGGSFKALVASLLTSDSFLLRRR